The nucleotide sequence TCGGTGGTTCCATTGTTTCAACATAGAGTGGTTCAATAGGGGTAGATCTCATAGCACCTATGCAACAGCGCAATACTGTGTTTAGAAAAACTTCTATGCGACCTAAAATATTTTTACTAGCCGATCCATACAGTACTGAGCCATAATCTATAATAGATCTGATATATGAACGATAAAATAAAAGACATGTTTCAACATCTGCACCCCACCAAgtttttgcaattgatttaagaaaatttagtgctTTACTGCATCTATCAAGCATAAAATCAACGTGCAGTTTCCAGGTCAATTTGGTATCCAGAATCATACCCAGATATTTTACTGATTTACAAACAGGAAAGTAATCATCATTTAATTGTATTTGTTCTCTTTGAGGTACATTGTGTCTAGTGAATATACAAATGTTAGACTTGTTGTTTGCTAActcaaaaccattttttttaaaccactCACGGCAATGTTCATGGATATTTTCCAATGTGTTTAAGCCAtcattatattttttagattcagTATAAACACAAAAgtcatcagcatattgtattatattaaacGAAATATTGTCGATActaatattatgaaaatcagCTGTGTAAAGATTAAATAGAAAAGGACTTAAAACTGACCCCTGTGGAAGACCTGAGCTATTAAAACGTGGTCCAATGAGTTTATTATTTTCAATCCTGATATATATTTTCATGTTTTTGTAGAAATTGACAATATTTTGAGCTAGAAGAGAAGGTATTTCGAATCGATGAATCATTTTGTCTTTTagcatatctaaattaacacagTCATATGCACCTTCAATATCCAAACATAACATTGGTACATATGTATTTCGAGAATATGCATTTTGAATATGAGTTACAATAGTAGCGAGGGCATCCATAGTACCACATCCTTGTCTGTAGCCGTACTGAGAATTTGGAAGTAGTTTTTTCTCATTTATCCACCATTCAAGTCATACTTTTAGTATCCTTTCTAAAACTTTGAGAATACAAGACATAAGTGAAATTGGTCTGTATGATTGTGCCAGATTCGGATCTTTGTTTGGTTTTAAAATTGTAATGACAATGACTTCTTTAAATTCTTCCGTACCTGCATATAGGACTTCATTAAATATTTCCAATAAAAGATCTTTAGCGATTGCAGGAAGCATATTAATCATAGGGTACTTAATATGGTCATAGCCAGGACTTGTGCTAGGACGATTATTTAAGGTATAACTTAGTTCAGTTAGTCTAATAGGttgaaataaaaaatgatttttgtcaGTATCGATTTTCTTAGATTCATTAGGCATAGATGTTGCTGTTGGTGGGGctattttgtcaaaaaactctTCTATCCAATCATTCTCaaaagattttgattttattggtGATTTTCTGTATAACTTCCTAGCTTGAGTCCAGAGTACTGATGATGGAATTGATTTATTGAGAGAAGAAACCCAATTGACCCAGCTCtgttttgcaatactttttagttgttttttggtACTTGCCATAATTGATTGACATTTTATATAGTTCTCAAAATTACGTTCTTTTTTATAATCGTTGAGTGATAAATTGGCGCTTTTTAATAATCATGTCACATTCAGTATTCCACCACGGTGACGGATTTCGAGTTCTTGGCTTAAAAGTTGTATACTGTGGTATTGCAATCTCAGCAGCATAGTTTATACTATTTATTAAATATTCATATTTGCTTGATACATTATTTTGAACATcaccatttttattaaaaaagttttgtaCCAAAGAAGTATATAAAGGCCAATTCGCTTTTTTGATGTTCCATTTATTTTTCGGTAAAATTGTTTCCGTTTCGTCTTTAATGCAAATATCCACATGTATAACGAAGTGATTCGATCCAAGAGTGTCTGAGGAGACATACCATTCAGTCTTACTAACAAGATCAGGACTGCAGAGAGTAACATCAATCATTGAGTAATTCTGATTAGGTTGAGTTAGTAAAGTgggattttcattatttaaaactGTAAATTCAAGATCATCTGCCATTTTAATCAGTTGTATTCCAATTTCATCATTTGTATTTGAACCCCAAACAGAATGATGGGCATTAAAATCACCTCCAATTATAACTGGTTTTTGTACCTGGGAAAATATGTTCACCCAATCATTTATTGTGCATCTAATTTTAGGTGCTCTATACAGTGATATAAAACTAATTTGTCTATTtccatatttaatttttatagcaCATAACTGTACTTCATTATTGTacttattattttctatttttagttcagtaaaacaaattgatttatttataagTATTGCAACTCCACCATAACCATCTGACCTATCATTACGAACCAGATTATATCCATTAAAATTatataacacattttttttaaaccatgtttcactaataaGAGCTATGTCTATTTTTTTACTTACTAAGTAATGCATCAAACTATTTTTATTTGAGACAGCAGAAcgagcattccattgtattatttttaatttaggttGACAGGgcattatttatttaatatgaaTCAAAGTACCCTCCAATACCTGTTCAATGCTACTGACTATTAATTTTTTATCGATTGATCGTATATCATCAAAATTTTGTATACCTTGTAAAAGTTGCaatataaaagtagaaaaaatttctgttacatttttcttaATTTCAATATTACCATAATTTGGTACGGTTGTATTAACAGGTAAAGGCTTATCAGGCCCGAAAACAAAACGGAACATCGGTTTCTCAGCAGTCGTCTGTGCACTTGGtgaattaaattttctttttttattagtattatttATTTCAGGTTGAGTAAAAGCAAAAGAAGTTGGGTTTTTAGAAACTGGTTTAGATATCGAAATATTTTTACTAGTGGAAGGCAGACTAGGAAAATTCCTTTCATTATCTGCTAAACATTAAAAGGAATTATTGCTTACAAAATTTGAAAAAGATTTGTCACAGTAATTACGTGCCTCTAGAAAGGACATCTTATGCTCaaccattatatttttaatttgcttTTGTTTCTCAAATTGAggacatttttttgatattgaaaTATGTTCCTTACTCTTACAATGCATACAAAATATGACTTCTTTACTACAATTGTGatctttttctttaatttgaCTGCATTGCATACATCGTTCTTGTGTGCTTTTGCACTGACCGGATACGTGCCCAAATAAAAGACATTTGTAACACTGAACGACCCTTGTAATATACTGTTCTACGGGGCAAAATACCTTATTAAAGGAAACATAATTTGGCAAAACGTTGCCTTCAAAGGTGactattatcatttttttattgacAAATTCAACTTTATTGTCATTTATAATTTTACGTTTGGTTCTGTATATATTAGTGACTTTAGAAGAACATTCTATATTTTCCATTAAATAATCTACATTAAATTTCGTATCTACATCGCGTACTATGCCCTTAATTTCCAACAAATGATTTGGTATGTAAGCCTTAAGGTTTTCCAATTTCAATGACTTATTATTTACTAAATTATTTGCCTCCAATAAGGACTTCAACATAACTTTTATGCGATTTTTTCCTAAACTTTTGATTTCTACAATGTTAGTGAGTTTAAGTTTCTTAAATAAAATATCTGCGACACACATAGGATGCAATTTGCCCAGACTACCTTCATTATTAAGTCTCTCGATATAAACCcaaatattttgtatattatactTATCTGAAAGCAGGTTAAAGGTTTTCTTTTCTGGTTCCATGTATGCATTTTTGTCCAGAGAGGCCTCACTATTTTCTACAGACATTTTCGTCAACGAAGACGTCCCTACACTTGTTTCCCCCATGGGGGAACAAAATAATGTTATACCCGTATAACACACAAAACAGAAACTTTTAGTAAATCAATACACTTGAAAATAAGCCCGGAATATACCAAAAAACtgccaaaattaatatttttttggataaatCCAAGAAAAACGAGCacgactttgacagttattttgacaatgtgaaaaattatttttaatagagtatTTTGAACTGTTTCTAAAATGTTAACGCTAACGCTAATGTTTTGTTAAACGCGCCACCCCATGCTACAATACAATATCTTAAGACTGATTCTGCAAGCGAGTTTTAAACCATGATTAATTTTTTCCTGGGTAGAATATCTCTCAAGATATAAAATTTAAGCATTAGAGCCCTTATTCGTTTACTGACATGAGTGATATGGTCTGACCAACGTAAATGTTGATCTATGAAGACACCTAAATACTTTATAGAGAAAACTTTGTCTATTGAAGAACAGTCACAATTTTGTCCTTGACATTTTGCGTtatgcaattttatatgaaaatttgtaGGTTGGTCAACAATTGTTGGGCTAAAGgtgatatattttgttttattaatatttaatgttAGTTTGTTAAATTTTAGCCATCAGTTTAGCTTTTTTTGGGTTCATTTCAGAGCTGGTTTTAACCTCCTCCCATGTTTTCCACATAAATAATATTGCCGTGTCATCGGCATAACAAACAATGTGGCCGTTGAAACTATTAATTCTTGTGATATTTTTcagataaatattaaataaaagtggtcctaatactgttccttgtggtactccgaatTTATTATTACAAATAAACATACATTTGGGAGATGCACCGATAGGACGGgttgataaataaaaataccTGGGAACCTGGATTTTAGAAAATattgatcaaacaacagaaataagtgtcaggatagaaatagcaagaaattaatttgtaaaaatgaaaacaattttcttcataaagaccttagattagaactgagagtaagaacTCTGAGATGTTGCGTGCTTTCGATCCtactacagtcatttgaaatgggGTGTTACAGAacgatgcttagaatagcatggacacagaaacAAACGAACAGAATGGGCAAAGAAAAGCAAAAACAAAAAAGAGAATGagcaaaaacattaaaaataaaggaataacaccagctgtCAGAACAAACAATAACtcaagcaaatatattaagaacaacaaCACATGTGGTGACGGCCCAAAAACTTATATCGGCCAAACTGGTCGAACCTTTAACAAACGCATAGCACAACATAAAAGGATTTTTAATAATAGAAATACAAATTCTACGTACGCACTTCACTTTCTATATCGCATTTTTAATGACCAATTTCAAATTCTCCATATTCAATATAAAGGCCTTAAGCCTTTATCTATGAAAATTAATATATTACAGCTTTCCTCTCCTCAACTTAGTTCAAAAAGTTTAAACGCGTAGTAATAATGATATTGATAATGCATTACTTGAGAAATGGACTCTGCGGAAGCAAATGTAgtgaaaataaattgtaataatttttgTGGAAGTGTAAAAATCAAAAGTGAAAGCAGAAATTTGATGTTTATATCTCCTTTTATCCCGTTTCTATAAGCCCGTTCGAGATTTAACAAAAAAGTCTTCGGCAAAATTTTTATTGACCAAGAACAGCTTCAGTAATCCTTTATccaatatattaaataaagattagttttttatatatattatttttctgtaaattaTGGATCCATTATTCCAAATCAATAACGAATTCAGTTATAATAATCTATCTCGACACTAAACACCTCACATAAAAGTAGGATCAAAGGGACTTAACGCGTTCACTCTTTCAGTTTCCGAATTTGGGGATTTAATAACAATGACCTGGGATCATATGTCCTTTTCGATCACAATTTCTGTAAATATTGTTCTTTTGTAATAGGATTATGTACCATTATATCCGAGCCACTGTTATACTAATACCATAATGCGTTAGCCGAACATGCCATTTACAGATTTAGCAGattattacaattaaattttaGAATCTTTTAGTATGCTAATTAAATGTAACATAATATATATGGTAGTATACAGGGTGATACAGAAAACAGAGAATATAAAACTGCAAAGAGGTTTGGACAAGGAGATTCTATCTCACCCAAactatagtccgtctagaaagtatctgaaaaaaagaaagcagaattataattttacggtatttatttCTATCAGTTGAAACATAAGATTTGAACAAATAATTCATCTCATTTACTTATACAACCTCCATTTAAATATAAGCACTTAACTAAACGTCCAAGTACACCCCGAAACTAGGTCAAGACCATAATTATCGGTAATGGTGTTCCAGGCCTGTAAAACTGACCGAATCAAACCTTCTTTATCTCGTAGCGCTGCTCGTTCCACTTCAGTCTTCATCAGTCCCCATATGTTTTCAATTTCAATGGGGCTAAGATCTGGAGATGCTGCTGGCCACGGAATTGTTGCCAACTCGTGTTCTTGCATCCTAGCTTGATTATAAGCAGAAGTATGGCATCTTACATTATCTTGCTGAAAACGCCACCCCTCTGGATATAAAACATGAGCcgtttcaagaagaaaaccatttaggaTGTCATAATATTTCGCAATATCAACAGTACCATTAACTATATAGAGAGGTGTAGCACCATGCTGAAATATTGCTCCccaaaccattattttagtgGGAAATTTGGATATTTGAACGGTAACATTTTCTCTCGATAGGAATTTTAGATGATTTGCACCAAGCTGGAAACAACTTTCATCAGATATaagacattattaaaattatcttctcgaaaacgttgacaaaaatctattcttcgtTGCCTTTGCAGAGGTGTCATTGTAGGGATGTTTTTTTTGGATTCCTTGATATGTAGCCTTGCTTTTTCAGTGACATGCGGGCAGTTTTATTCTTCACTGGGCACACTTTTATTCTTCGTTGATTTCCAAACCTGTTCGCTAATTTTCGAAACCCTAGGCGCGGATTTTTTCGTCCTAAAGCCACTAAAGCATTTAAATTGTTTCCGCGAATCTTACGCGGTCTACCCGAAACTGGTCTATGTCTCATatttatgccattttttatcctctttattgTTTCATACACAAGAcatctaattagctcatacaTATTTTTAACGTTTTGGACACCCTTTCTATACAAATATTCCACCACGtttcttttttctacttgcgacattatttcacaaaccttaagtctgtttacaaacaacaatatttgacagattgtcatgcgattttgtccataacctactatcagcacaacctacttgatgcattacttttgtcttaaaatgttacaaaaaggaaatctattaaaattaggaaaaatataaaattccggatactttctagacggactatattTACCTTAGTTCTAGAATCTAGAAGATATGTTTCCAAGTTTGGAATGGGCAAATAAAGGAATGAGGATAGACGGTGAAAACCTAAaccatctgagatttgccgatgaTGTTACGCTAATAGCAGAAGACAGAAAATAATTGCAGGAAATACTATTAGACCTAAATACCAAATCaaaaaaatatgattaaaaaacaaaaaaaaacaaatacacaaaattttattatttattcgaCTATTATTAAATACATATGTTAAGCGTTGTTCTTGGCAGCAATACGATTATTTTTTATCTGAAGACTTGACAGCGGAAGACCATTCAGGGCATCATTATCGATTTTAGTTATTACATTATCTTCCAAATTAACTTCATCCAATGGTAGACTGAACATCCTCTTCTTAACTTCTGTAAGTTTGTTCAAGCTCACATCTATGTGACTTAAATCCTCGATATCACCAAAAGCATCTTCCTCTATTTCAGTAATTTCATTTTCACTCAAATTAATGGTGTACATTTTAACATTATGGAACAGTCCTTTTTTAATCGATTTTATATGGTTTTTGCTTAAGTCCAACATATCGATTTTAGTATTTTTGAACACTCCAATATGGATATTTGAAATGCCGTTATCACTCAAAGATAGACCATTTAAAGAAGTATTGAGGTCGCCAAGAGTGGACAGCTTCAAATCTCCAATATTGTTATTAGACAACCGAACAAATGTTAGCGTTGAAAGAGCAGCTAAGGCTcctttatcaatttttgaaattttgttatTAGTGAAATCCAAATAGAAGACTGGTACTTTATAAAACACTCCTTTTGGAATATGAGTCAGTTGGTTACCTGTAAAATAAAGCCAGTAGATTCCAGAACCACAAAAGCATCTAGGTTCAAGTGTTTTGATTCAGTTTCCATCCAAGTGCAATTCATTTAGGTTTGTCAGGTTTCTAAAAACGTGTCCAATAACCTCCAGTTGGTTACCGCTTAGGTATAATTTGTTCAAATTATCGATTCTCTGAAAGGTACCATCTTCTATGCTACTTATTACGTTCGATTGTAAGTTAAGATTTGTTATATTTGAACCAGCGAACattttttaagtcaattttcCCATCTTGTTAAAACCAAAGTCCAATATCTCGATGGTTGCACCTTCAAAGGCGTCATCTTCTATATTAGATATAACGTTATTCTGCAAAGCAAGtatgttaaataattttttgttaaatatacCTTTTCTTACTCGGGTAATGGGGTTGTCCAAAATCAGTAGGTTAACCATAGAAGCCCTATTAAATGCACCAGGTTCAACATCCCGCACTTAGGTTCTAATAATGTAGAGTCCTTTAACACTGATTCCACTCAGAAAATTGTTTGATATTACTGGAACGTTTTGGTCCTAAATTTCAATAGCTTCTAGTTCACCTCTGTGAACTACATTTTGCTTTAACTCAAAAATTGAGTTCTTCACTATGGTTCTTCACTGTATCCTATTTTCTGCTTTCACTTTCTAGTCTGTAATTTCCATAGATTTTATATCTTCCTGAAACTTTTcgttccatctttttcttggtctacctcgtctcatcccaactggtcttcttagCAATACCTTTGGCATTCTTGTCCTATTCATTCTCTCGACATAACCTACACACCtgattctttgtgcctttgtgtatcttgttatacttggttccttgttgtaaagcatccttaattcttgattggttCTTCCTTGCCATCCGTTTTCCGCGTTTTTACCACCCAAAAAAGTTCTCAGTACCTTCCGTTCCTACCCTTATATCATTCcttcttctgttttatttagcacccaGGTCCCACATCCATAGGTCACTGTTGTTGTTATTACGGTGCTAGtgcattttaaaaattacatcttaagctttaaaaaacgCCCATAAAATGGTAATACCTATAGCCTTTATAACCTGAGTAGTATACTCATAGTGGTAGTAGTTCTGTAAAACTACAAAGTTTtccaaaattacattttttgagacgtcgaaccatttgaataaaatttttgaaatttttttgaatgaaacatcgtttagtaagatctTTTATTGTATAAGTTTGAGATTTTTATAGGTAAAATTGTGTTAACAACACATTTTTATATAAttcttttctaaatttttttttaagttttttagtaaaattttctgaatttttcaatggactggttagattttttttctaaaattcatattttcgtaGGTATTTTAAACAACAACTAATTTTgcagttaatttttttaataaatttaatcacCCACTTTTAGAGTAGGACTTTTTGATatgttattataatattatacgtTTCGTAATGAAATTATGAAAAGTTCTATTTTACTAGAGTTTTTTCGAAGTAAAAGCTACGTTGACACCACTAATACTATTCTGATATTTTTGCTAATATTGGAGATAAATTATACGGTATTTTAGCTGCTtatcttttaatttctttatcccaattttatcatataaatttTTAGACTGAAATGTTACAAACAAAGaaacaaaaacttaaaattttattgtttattccaCTATTATTAAATACACAATATGTTAAGCGTTGTTCTTGGCAgcaataggattattttttatcTGAAGACGTGACAGCGGAAGATCATTGAGGGCATCATTATCGATTTTAGTTATTACATTATCTTCCAAATTAACTTCATCCAATGGTAGACTGAACATCCTCTTCTTAACTTCTGTAAGTTTGTTCAAGCTCACATCGATGTGGCTTAAATCTTCGATATCATCAAAAGCATCTTCTTCTATTTCAGTAATTTCATTTTCACTCAAATTAATGGTGTACATTGTAACATTATGGAAAAGTCCTTTTTTAATCGATTTTATATGGTTTTTGCTTAAGTCCAACATATCGATTTTAGTATTTTTGAACACTCCAATATCGATATTTGAAATGCCGTTATCACTCAAAGATAGACCATTTAAAGGAGTATTGAGGTCGCCCAGAGTGGACAGCTTCAAATCTCCAATATTGTTATGAGACAACTGAACAAATGTTAGCGTTGAAAGACCAGCTAGGGCTcctttatcaatttttgaaattttgttatTAGTGAAATCCAATAAGGAGACTGGTACTTTATAAAACACTCCCTTTACAATATGAGTCAGTTGGTTACCTGAAAAATAAAGCCAGTAGATCTCAGAATCACCAAAGCATCCAGGTTCAAGTGTTTTGATTCGGTTTCCATCCAAGTGCAATTCATTTAGGTTTGTCAGGTTTCTAAAAACGTGTCCAATAACCTCCAGTTGGTTACCGCTTAGGTATAATTTGTTCAAATTATCGATTCTCTGAAAGGTACCATCTTCTATGTTACTTATTAGGTTCGATTGTAAGTTAAGATTTGTAATATTTGAACCAGCGAACATTTTTGAAGTCAATTTTCCCATCTTCTTAAAACCAAAGTCCAATATCTCGATGGTTGCACCTTCAAAGGCGTCATCTTCTATATTAGATATGACGTTATTCTGCAAAGCAAGTATATTAAATGAGGTTTTGTTAAATATACCTTTTCTTATTCTTGTAATTTGGTTCTCATACAACATTAGGTTAACCATAGAAGCTCCATCGAATGCACCAGGTTCAACATCTCTTACTTGGGATCTAATAATGTGAAGTTCCATGGCAGTGATTCCATTCAGCAAATTGTTTGATATTACTGGAACATTTTGGTCCTAAATTTCAACAGCTTCTAGTTCACCTCTGTGAACTACATTTTGCTTTAACTCAAAAATTGAGTTCTTCACTATGGTTCTTCACTGTATCCTATTTTTTGCTTTCACTTTCTAGTCTGTAATTTCCATAGATTTTATATCTTCCTGAAACTTTTcgttccatctttttcttggtctacctcgtctcatcccaactggtcttcttagCAACACCTTTGGCATTCTTGTTCTATTCATTCTCTCGACATAACCTGCACACCtgattctttgtgcctttgtgtatcttgttatacttggttccttgtaaagcaccCTTAATTGTTGATTGGTTCTTCCTTGCCATCCGTCTTCCACGTTTTTACCACCCAAAAAAGTTCTCAGTATCTTCCGTTCCTACCCTTATATCCATAGGTCACTGTTGCTGTTATTACGGTGCTAGtgcattttaaaaattacatcttaagctttaaaaaacgCCCATAAAATTGTAATACCTATAGCCTTTATAACCTGAGTAGTATACTCATAGTGGTAGTAGTTCTGTAAAACTACAAAGTTTtccaaaattacattttttgagacgtcgaaccatttgaataaaatttttgaaaattttttgaatgaaacatcgtttagtaagatctTTTATTGTATAAGTTTGAGATTTTTGTAGGTAAAATTGTGTTAACAacacatttttatataatttctaaaaattttttaaagtttttttgtaaaattttctgaatttttcatgGACTggttagattttttttaaattcatattttCATAGGTATTTTAAATAACAACTAATTTTgcagttaatttttttaataaaatttaatcaCCCACTTtttgagtagaactttttgatatattattataatattatacgtTTCGTAATGAAATTATGAAAAGTTCTATTTTACTAGAGTTTTTTCGAAGTAAAAGCTACGTTGACACCACTAATACTATTCTGATATTTTTGCTAATATTGGAGATAAATTATATGGTATTTTAGCTGCTtatcttttaatttctttatcccaattttatcatataaatttTTAGACTGAAATGTTACGAACAAAGaaacaaaaacataaaattttattgtttattgtttattccATTATTATTAAATACACAATATTTTAAGCTTTGTTCTTGGCAgcaataggattattttttatcTGAAGACGTGACAGCGGAAGACCATTGAGGGCATCATTATCGATTTTAGTTATTACATTATCTTCCAAATTAACTTCATCCAATGGTAGACTGAACATTCTCTTCTTAACTTCTGTAAGTTTGTTCAAGCTCACATCTATGTGACTTAAATCCTCGATATCACCAAAAGCATCTTCCTCTATTTCAGTAATTTCATTTTCACTCAAATTAATAGTGTACATTT is from Diabrotica virgifera virgifera chromosome 9, PGI_DIABVI_V3a and encodes:
- the LOC114334087 gene encoding leucine-rich repeat-containing protein let-4-like — protein: IKTLEPRCFCGSGIYWLYFTGNQLTHIPKGVFYKVPVFYLDFTNNKISKIDKGALAALSTLTFVRLSNNNIGDLKLSTLGDLNTSLNGLSLSDNGISNIHIGVFKNTKIDMLDLSKNHIKSIKKGLFHNVKMYTINLSENEITEIEEDAFGDIEDLSHIDVSLNKLTEVKKRMFSLPLDEVNLEDNVITKIDNDALNGLPLSSLQIKNNRIAAKNNA
- the LOC114334095 gene encoding leucine-rich repeats and immunoglobulin-like domains protein 2; this translates as MELHIIRSQVRDVEPGAFDGASMVNLMLYENQITRIRKGIFNKTSFNILALQNNVISNIEDDAFEGATIEILDFGFKKMGKLTSKMFAGSNITNLNLQSNLISNIEDGTFQRIDNLNKLYLSGNQLEVIGHVFRNLTNLNELHLDGNRIKTLEPGCFGDSEIYWLYFSGNQLTHIVKGVFYKVPVSLLDFTNNKISKIDKGALAGLSTLTFVQLSHNNIGDLKLSTLGDLNTPLNGLSLSDNGISNIDIGVFKNTKIDMLDLSKNHIKSIKKGLFHNVTMYTINLSENEITEIEEDAFDDIEDLSHIDVSLNKLTEVKKRMFSLPLDEVNLEDNVITKIDNDALNDLPLSRLQIKNNPIAAKNNA